A window from Montipora capricornis isolate CH-2021 chromosome 7, ASM3666992v2, whole genome shotgun sequence encodes these proteins:
- the LOC138056673 gene encoding dual specificity protein phosphatase 7-like yields MPSLLIDSPRSYRRIQVEKKKFMAKGATVSWLSDQLSRGAFLLLLDCRPFAQFVRSHVRGAINLTIPSLMLRRLKKGTNFAISSLITSDDGKAHFNRNLVHASGIVLYDSETSDLSAVCTNSALGVLLKKFTEDVNIPIWLLEGGFTRFERKYSSLCEAGEDVESPLLSLSSLTIQEHENHCQPLKIEPSTPQVTDHQESRVKVPVQILPHLYLGSEKDSSDLELLTKYGISYILNVTHDKPNSFEHLPGFKYKKLPVEDNWRANLSDMFPEAFEFIDEGITQNRGVLIHCLAGVSRSVTVIIAYLISTLNMTLNEAYDFVKQRKPSVNPNLNFMGQLLEFERQLRTVGIRSPQTPSSTTSTLSSDSSLDSD; encoded by the exons atgccTTCGCTACTGATAGACAGCCCGAGAAGTTACCGAAGGATTCAagtagaaaaaaagaaattcatgGCGAAGGGGGCCACAGTGTCATGGCTTTCCGATCAACTAAGCCGCGGGGCTTTTCTCTTGCTTCTGGATTGTAGACCCTTCGCCCAGTTCGTTCGTTCTCACGTACGAGGGGCGATCAATTTGACAATTCCTTCGCTGATGTTGCGGCGTCTCAAGAAAGGAACCAACTTCGCCATAAGTTCGTTGATCACTTCAGATGACGGCAAAGCGCACTTCAACAGGAATCTTGTCCATGCTTCAGGAATCGTTCTTTACGATTCTGAAACTTCAGATTTATCGGCTGTATGCACAAACAGTGCTCTCGGAGTTCTACTCAAAAAGTTTACTGAAGATGTCAACATCCCCATTTGGTTACTCGAAG gTGGTTTTACAAGATTCGAGAGAAAGTATTCATCATTGTGCGAGGCAGGAGAAGATGTTGAGAGTCCTCTTCTTTCTCTCTCGAGTTTAACGATACAAGAACATGAAAATCATTGCCAACCATTAAAAATTGAGCCCTCGACCCCACAAGTAACGGATCATCAGGAAAGCCGAGTTAAAGTCCCAGTTCAGATACTCCCACATTTGTACCTTGGAAGCGAAAAAGACTCCTCGGACTTAGAATTACTCACAAAGTACGGAATTTCCTACATTTTAAACGTAACACACGACAAGCCAAACTCATTTGAACATTTACCGGGTTTTAAATACAAGAAACTTCCAGTGGAAGATAACTGGAGAGCCAATTTGTCAGACATGTTTCCAGAAGCATTCGAATTTATAG aTGAAGGCATTACACAGAACCGCGGTGTCCTAATACACTGTCTTGCTGGCGTTTCGCGCTCAGTCACTGTTATCATTGCATACCTGATTTCAACCCTCAACATGACTCTCAACGAAGCCTATGATTTTGTGAAGCAAAGAAAGCCAAGCGTGAACCCAAATTTAAACTTCATGGGTCAACTTTTGGAATTTGAAAGACAACTGCGTACGGTCGGCATTAGATCACCGCAAACTCCCAGCTCAACGACAAGTACCCTCTCAAGTGACTCGAGTTTGGATAGCGATTGA